From a region of the Fischerella sp. JS2 genome:
- a CDS encoding AraC family transcriptional regulator, translating to MLNYCEEFTEQKPLIVDFQQEGASRQVFNYPPLLTSYNSGWSNIYFEHHYQPSYDTPEHRLTMHAISTTLCSTPSERWLDGYRQTEYQTVGTIAIIPAGTLHRCLWEENVQFMFVAIEPKLLFSLGAEVDAPEDIELIPQFATKRDPLIQGILLSLQEELNSNIQANNLYVEQLTTTLVIHLLKKYCVRQPVIIANGDGLSKQKLRKTLEYIHAHLNQDIKLADLAGSVGMSQYYFVRLFKQSMGIAPYQYVIQQRVEKAKQLLKQGKVTITDIALQCGFANQSHFTKHFRQITGVTPKVYQQL from the coding sequence ATTTTCAACAAGAGGGTGCTTCTCGCCAAGTCTTTAATTATCCACCACTTCTGACCAGTTACAATTCTGGGTGGAGCAATATTTACTTCGAGCATCATTATCAGCCTAGTTATGATACTCCAGAGCATCGCTTGACGATGCACGCTATTAGTACCACCCTCTGTTCTACCCCTTCGGAACGATGGTTAGATGGATACAGACAAACTGAGTACCAAACCGTAGGCACAATAGCTATTATTCCTGCTGGGACTCTCCATCGTTGTCTGTGGGAAGAAAATGTTCAGTTTATGTTTGTGGCAATTGAACCTAAACTTCTATTTAGTTTGGGTGCAGAAGTAGATGCGCCTGAAGACATAGAGTTAATTCCGCAGTTTGCAACTAAAAGAGATCCGCTCATCCAAGGTATTTTGTTATCTCTTCAAGAAGAATTAAACTCGAATATTCAGGCAAATAATTTGTATGTTGAGCAGTTAACAACAACATTAGTTATTCATTTGTTAAAGAAATACTGTGTTAGGCAACCTGTAATTATAGCTAATGGTGATGGATTGTCTAAGCAAAAGCTGCGAAAAACATTAGAGTATATTCATGCCCATCTCAATCAAGATATTAAATTGGCTGATTTAGCTGGATCTGTAGGAATGAGCCAATATTATTTTGTTCGTCTATTTAAGCAATCAATGGGTATTGCTCCTTATCAATATGTAATTCAACAACGGGTGGAAAAGGCAAAGCAGTTGTTAAAGCAAGGAAAAGTGACAATCACTGACATAGCTTTGCAGTGTGGTTTTGCTAACCAAAGTCACTTCACCAAACACTTTCGCCAAATTACAGGGGTGACACCCAAGGTATATCAACAGCTTTAG
- the pgeF gene encoding peptidoglycan editing factor PgeF: MHTWHWQTWEEMSYLTCSLLKAWPHGFFTQHFWPRSPEELTMVLHPDASGYRLKQVHGNTVLTPSEIATQLLSTDDRVDQEDNCVLASADGLVSEQPLQALWVASADCTPVLIADENTLQVAAVHAGWRGTAAKIVPQAIARLQAQGSKIEDLRIAMGPAIAGEVYQVSTQVAAQLGITIIPHPDENTIVEALYELPNSPLFPDPNPGKVRLDVRRINFLQMEKLGISPEQIAIAPYCTYQTPEHFFSYRRDKQKKVQWSGIVSRQGIGDRGLGIGD; the protein is encoded by the coding sequence ATGCACACTTGGCATTGGCAGACTTGGGAAGAGATGTCTTACCTGACTTGTAGTCTTCTGAAAGCTTGGCCACATGGCTTTTTTACCCAACATTTTTGGCCTCGTTCTCCAGAAGAATTAACGATGGTACTGCATCCAGATGCTTCAGGATATCGCTTAAAACAGGTGCATGGCAACACTGTTCTCACACCCTCAGAAATAGCGACTCAGTTACTCTCAACTGATGATCGGGTAGATCAAGAAGATAATTGTGTCCTCGCATCAGCAGATGGTTTAGTCAGCGAACAGCCACTACAAGCCCTCTGGGTCGCTTCTGCTGATTGTACACCCGTACTGATTGCCGATGAAAATACTCTTCAGGTGGCAGCAGTACACGCCGGATGGCGCGGTACGGCAGCGAAGATAGTACCGCAAGCTATTGCCCGCCTGCAAGCCCAAGGCAGTAAAATCGAAGATTTGCGGATTGCTATGGGACCAGCGATCGCTGGGGAAGTCTACCAAGTATCCACTCAAGTTGCAGCACAACTCGGGATAACTATTATACCACATCCAGACGAAAACACAATCGTTGAGGCGTTATACGAATTACCGAATTCACCGTTATTTCCAGACCCTAACCCTGGTAAAGTCCGCTTGGATGTCAGACGGATAAATTTTTTACAGATGGAAAAATTAGGTATTAGTCCCGAACAGATTGCGATCGCTCCTTATTGTACCTATCAAACCCCAGAGCATTTCTTTTCCTACCGCCGAGACAAACAGAAGAAAGTCCAGTGGTCAGGGATTGTAAGTAGACAGGGGATCGGGGATCGGGGATTAGGGATTGGGGACTAG
- a CDS encoding biotin--[acetyl-CoA-carboxylase] ligase has product MGLDQQRLEVALKGERQYIYLPFHLHIFESVASTNQILWELLKQGAEQGSVVIATQQTAGRGQWGRNWISPTGGLYLSVLITPNIAASHSYQLTLATAWGIANQLRKSGVDVGIKWPNDLVINRRKLGGILTETKVHQGRITQAVIGVGINWMNPVPETGINLETWQAAKELKLIPCLEVLAAKILLGIESGIQSLLQEGVNILLTRYQQLLANVGDRVYVNNLAGTIVGVTPTGELHVIMDTSESSQATKPEIYLQPGIISLGYCTSPNQ; this is encoded by the coding sequence GTGGGATTGGATCAGCAACGGTTGGAAGTAGCCTTAAAAGGCGAACGTCAGTATATTTATTTACCTTTTCATCTGCATATATTTGAATCTGTTGCTTCAACTAATCAGATCCTATGGGAACTGCTAAAGCAAGGAGCCGAACAAGGATCTGTAGTAATTGCAACTCAGCAAACAGCAGGACGGGGACAATGGGGACGAAATTGGATTTCTCCCACAGGAGGATTATATCTTTCAGTTTTGATTACTCCTAACATTGCGGCTAGCCACAGCTACCAGCTAACTTTAGCAACCGCTTGGGGAATTGCCAATCAATTGCGAAAAAGTGGTGTTGATGTTGGGATCAAGTGGCCTAATGACTTAGTGATCAATAGGCGTAAGTTGGGCGGTATTTTGACTGAAACAAAAGTCCATCAAGGCAGAATTACCCAAGCAGTAATTGGGGTTGGTATTAACTGGATGAACCCAGTTCCGGAAACTGGGATAAATTTGGAAACGTGGCAAGCTGCAAAGGAACTTAAACTAATTCCCTGTTTAGAGGTACTGGCAGCGAAAATCTTACTAGGAATAGAATCCGGTATACAGAGTCTTTTGCAAGAAGGAGTAAATATATTATTGACTCGCTATCAACAGTTGCTTGCAAATGTAGGCGATCGCGTCTACGTCAACAACCTTGCAGGCACTATAGTTGGTGTCACACCTACTGGGGAACTGCATGTAATCATGGATACATCTGAATCTTCACAAGCAACAAAACCAGAAATTTACCTTCAGCCCGGTATAATCAGTTTGGGCTATTGTACATCACCGAATCAGTGA
- a CDS encoding peptidoglycan DD-metalloendopeptidase family protein: MTHHNNSAPKRLHHLWRRSLPAQSLCLLGSFSLLSSGMVLAQTESAIDSIVPTTENSPTVKQHTVERSQIVIIPEKPDSQPEFSQRRSKLRQRLRQQQASQTPATVRVRKSKPEVSTSQSQQRVRISQPNNSPVVITQEKPQVEFTAPIQPRPTQQKLPKVAQPVNNSPSATSATPGKSKDYNNAYIDPTDYNPTAKYEAPSSVIATERSSGCKAVLRQGVASNSCGSNHSGVNAKTGTPSWLKKSQNVQIAAIPVTKRLATKKEKNPGWRPPGIVSQVISSTGLRSKQVANLGTTKSNYHPNRFIPTPNNFSPTTRVSDVPLAPSAGTLTAPMTADNLAPRPSVVAYDIPLATTLPQIAYRAIYGNRVVIGGTGLMYPLAIPSPITSLFGWRIHPITGDRRFHAGMDIGAATGTPILAAYSGQVEVADWVGGYGQAVILNHNNALQTLYGHMSQILVQPGQRVERGTVIGLVGSTGNSTGPHLHFEVRQLTPQGWVAVDPGAQIQSALGQLEQSTQTAQVNQEVGTRN, translated from the coding sequence ATGACGCACCACAATAACTCTGCCCCCAAACGTTTGCATCACTTATGGCGGCGATCGCTGCCAGCACAGAGTCTCTGTTTGCTTGGTAGCTTCAGCCTTCTCAGCAGTGGCATGGTGCTTGCCCAAACAGAATCGGCTATAGATAGTATTGTTCCCACAACTGAAAACTCTCCAACTGTTAAACAACATACTGTTGAGCGTAGCCAAATTGTCATTATTCCAGAAAAACCTGACTCCCAACCAGAATTTTCCCAGCGTCGGAGTAAACTCAGACAAAGATTGCGACAGCAACAGGCTTCCCAAACCCCAGCAACAGTCAGAGTTAGGAAGTCCAAACCAGAAGTGTCAACTTCTCAATCACAACAGAGAGTGAGAATTTCTCAACCGAATAATTCCCCTGTCGTCATCACACAGGAAAAACCACAAGTAGAATTTACCGCCCCAATTCAACCTCGTCCGACACAACAAAAACTTCCTAAAGTTGCCCAACCTGTTAATAATTCTCCTAGCGCTACTAGTGCCACACCAGGAAAATCCAAAGACTACAATAACGCTTATATTGACCCCACAGATTATAATCCCACAGCTAAATATGAAGCTCCTAGTAGCGTCATAGCTACAGAGCGTTCCAGTGGTTGTAAAGCTGTATTACGACAAGGAGTTGCTAGCAACAGTTGTGGTAGTAATCACTCTGGCGTAAATGCCAAAACTGGAACACCTAGTTGGCTAAAGAAAAGTCAAAATGTCCAGATAGCTGCAATTCCAGTCACAAAACGGCTAGCCACCAAAAAGGAAAAAAATCCTGGTTGGCGTCCACCCGGAATTGTTTCTCAGGTAATCTCTAGTACTGGTTTGCGTTCTAAGCAAGTTGCTAATCTGGGTACTACCAAAAGCAATTATCACCCTAATCGCTTCATTCCTACTCCTAACAACTTTTCTCCCACAACCAGAGTTAGTGATGTGCCACTCGCACCCAGTGCTGGAACTTTAACAGCACCGATGACAGCTGACAATCTCGCGCCCCGTCCTAGCGTGGTAGCTTACGATATTCCCCTAGCCACAACATTACCACAAATCGCCTATAGAGCCATTTATGGTAATAGAGTCGTGATTGGTGGTACAGGATTGATGTACCCCCTTGCGATTCCCTCGCCGATTACCTCATTGTTTGGTTGGCGCATCCATCCAATTACAGGCGATCGCCGTTTCCACGCTGGTATGGACATTGGGGCGGCAACAGGAACACCTATTTTAGCAGCATATTCTGGTCAAGTAGAAGTTGCTGATTGGGTTGGTGGTTATGGTCAAGCTGTGATCCTCAACCACAACAACGCCCTACAAACCCTATATGGTCACATGTCCCAAATCCTTGTTCAACCTGGCCAACGGGTAGAAAGGGGAACTGTGATCGGTTTAGTAGGCAGTACAGGTAACTCTACAGGCCCTCACCTCCACTTTGAAGTCCGCCAACTTACACCTCAAGGATGGGTTGCTGTCGACCCAGGCGCACAAATACAATCTGCCCTTGGTCAATTAGAACAAAGCACACAGACAGCCCAGGTAAATCAGGAAGTAGGGACTAGGAATTAG